In Oryzihumus leptocrescens, the following are encoded in one genomic region:
- a CDS encoding TIGR01777 family oxidoreductase has product MPQRVAITGASGLVGGALSAFLSARGDEVLHVVRREPRTASEIGWDPRHRRLDPADLSGVTAVVNLAGANVGGKRWTPAYKQEIFASRVDSTHTIASALADLGEPVRLVNASAIGIYGSDRGEEVLTEDSEPGQGFLADVVRAWESATKPAADAGLPVAMARTGLVMSPEGGAFERLLTLGRLGLLGPLGSGRQYWSWVTLRDVVRGYAHLIDREDVTGPVNLVGPAPAHQADVARAVATRLHRPSVVPAPGFALKAVLGEFADDVLGSARVMPSALTASGFTFEHDTLEQAAAWLVDQAGLAA; this is encoded by the coding sequence ATGCCGCAGCGCGTCGCCATCACCGGAGCCTCCGGCCTGGTCGGCGGCGCGCTGTCGGCGTTCCTGAGCGCCCGAGGCGACGAGGTGCTCCACGTCGTGCGCCGGGAGCCGCGCACCGCCTCCGAGATCGGCTGGGACCCCCGTCACCGCCGGCTCGACCCGGCCGACCTGTCGGGGGTGACCGCGGTGGTCAACCTCGCCGGCGCCAACGTCGGCGGCAAGCGGTGGACGCCTGCCTACAAGCAGGAGATCTTCGCCTCGCGCGTCGACAGCACCCACACCATCGCCTCGGCCCTGGCCGACCTCGGCGAGCCGGTGCGACTGGTCAACGCCTCGGCCATCGGGATCTACGGCTCGGACCGGGGCGAGGAGGTCCTCACCGAGGACAGCGAGCCCGGCCAGGGCTTCCTCGCCGACGTGGTGCGCGCCTGGGAGTCGGCCACCAAGCCCGCGGCCGACGCCGGGCTGCCCGTGGCGATGGCCCGCACCGGCCTGGTCATGTCCCCCGAGGGCGGGGCCTTCGAGCGGCTGCTCACCCTCGGCCGGCTCGGCCTGCTCGGCCCGCTCGGGTCGGGGCGGCAGTACTGGAGCTGGGTCACCCTGCGTGACGTCGTGCGCGGCTACGCGCACCTCATCGACCGCGAGGACGTGACCGGCCCGGTCAACCTCGTCGGGCCGGCGCCGGCACACCAGGCCGACGTCGCCCGTGCGGTGGCGACCCGGCTGCACCGGCCCTCGGTGGTGCCGGCCCCCGGCTTCGCGCTGAAGGCGGTCCTGGGCGAGTTCGCCGACGACGTGCTCGGCAGCGCGCGGGTCATGCCGAGCGCCCTCACGGCCTCGGGCTTCACGTTCGAGCACGACACGCTCGAGCAGGCCGCCGCCTGGCTCGTCGACCAGGCCGGCCTCGCCGCCTGA
- a CDS encoding DUF5302 domain-containing protein — MSASHEGSHEGPGDDVKAKFREALERKHAHGGRDVSGGGDPSKVHDAHGPARGQQMFRRKSG; from the coding sequence ATGTCTGCCAGTCACGAAGGCTCCCACGAGGGCCCCGGCGACGACGTGAAGGCGAAGTTCCGCGAGGCGCTGGAGCGTAAGCACGCGCACGGCGGCCGGGACGTCTCCGGGGGTGGGGACCCCTCCAAGGTCCACGACGCCCACGGACCCGCCCGGGGCCAGCAGATGTTCCGTCGCAAGAGCGGCTGA
- a CDS encoding glycoside hydrolase family 3 N-terminal domain-containing protein translates to MTLAQRVGQLFMVGSPATSASPATLDAVSRLHVGNVMLTGRSRAGTAVPARTARVLRAATAGGVGMFVATDQEGGQVQVLSGPGLSTLPGALSQGGMAPARLQAVAAGWGRQLRAAGVNLDLAPVLDVVPGVAAARTNPPIGALGREYGYTPATVTSHGLAFAAGMRSAGVAVAAKHFPGLGRVHENTDTAASVTDRVTTRHDPFLAPFAAAVRAGAPFVMVSTATYTRVDPTRPAAFSPTVIGGMLRHDLGFGGVVISDDLANARQVSAWAPGARAVGFLAAGGDMVLVVDASPVAAMQRAVLGRAGADPAFRAKVDAAALRVLRAKAAAHLLP, encoded by the coding sequence ATGACGCTCGCGCAGCGGGTCGGCCAGCTGTTCATGGTGGGCTCGCCGGCCACCTCTGCCAGCCCGGCGACCCTCGACGCGGTCAGCCGGTTGCATGTCGGCAACGTCATGCTCACCGGTCGCAGCCGGGCCGGCACCGCCGTGCCGGCCCGCACGGCCCGTGTGCTGCGCGCGGCCACCGCCGGCGGGGTGGGGATGTTCGTCGCCACGGACCAGGAGGGCGGTCAGGTGCAGGTGCTCAGCGGGCCGGGCCTGTCGACCCTGCCCGGGGCGCTGAGCCAGGGAGGGATGGCACCGGCCCGGCTGCAGGCCGTGGCCGCAGGATGGGGCCGCCAGCTGCGGGCGGCGGGGGTCAACCTCGACCTCGCCCCGGTGCTCGACGTGGTGCCCGGGGTCGCGGCGGCCCGCACCAACCCCCCGATCGGGGCGCTCGGCCGGGAGTACGGCTACACCCCGGCGACGGTGACCAGCCACGGCCTGGCCTTCGCGGCGGGGATGCGCTCGGCCGGTGTCGCCGTCGCGGCGAAGCACTTCCCCGGTCTCGGCCGGGTGCACGAGAACACCGACACCGCCGCGTCGGTCACCGACCGGGTCACGACCCGGCACGACCCGTTCCTCGCCCCCTTTGCCGCGGCGGTCCGCGCCGGGGCGCCGTTCGTCATGGTGTCGACTGCCACCTACACCCGGGTCGACCCGACGCGGCCGGCGGCGTTCTCGCCGACCGTCATCGGCGGCATGCTGCGGCACGACCTCGGGTTCGGCGGCGTCGTCATCTCCGACGACCTCGCCAACGCCCGCCAGGTCTCCGCCTGGGCCCCGGGCGCCCGCGCGGTGGGGTTCCTCGCCGCGGGCGGGGACATGGTCCTGGTGGTCGACGCCTCGCCGGTGGCCGCGATGCAGCGAGCGGTGCTCGGCAGGGCCGGAGCCGACCCGGCGTTCCGGGCGAAGGTCGATGCCGCCGCGCTGCGCGTCCTGCGGGCCAAGGCGGCGGCGCACCTGCTGCCCTGA
- a CDS encoding leucyl aminopeptidase, with protein sequence MTTLTVSDRPASDLKVDALVLATVKADSGAALAPGHGLPKATGEHLTNALKALSAKGTPDEVIKLPAVPGVAAPLVVLTGLGAAPARGAWDHEVLRRAAGSATRALGGVAKVALALPGVDAAAVGAVSEGALYGAYAFAGHRSQPATTTPPSALTVLTGEARDKDVKAAVKRASALAQARAYARDLVNTAPNLLYPETFADSVRERAAKTDVKVSVLDKKALLKGGFGGIMGVGQGSANPPRIVTMTYAPSKARAHIAFVGKGITFDSGGLCIKPPASMLTMKSDMAGAAAVAAAVLAAAELQLPVAVTGYLCLAENMPGGNAQRPGDVVTMRGGKTVEIIDTDAEGRMVMADGLVLAGEKKPDAILDIATLTGAQQIALGNRVAAVMANDDDLRDLVRAAGNSTGDALWPMPLPADMRPNLDSQIADIAHKGDKFGGMLTAGIFLGEFIPQQDKGEARIPWAHLDIAGPSFNESGPWGYTHKGATGFGVATLVAVLERYATAG encoded by the coding sequence GTGACGACGCTGACCGTCTCCGACCGCCCGGCGAGCGACCTCAAGGTCGACGCCCTCGTCCTCGCCACCGTCAAGGCCGACTCCGGCGCCGCCCTGGCGCCCGGCCACGGCCTGCCCAAGGCCACCGGTGAGCACCTGACGAACGCGCTCAAGGCGCTGTCCGCCAAGGGCACCCCGGACGAGGTCATCAAGCTGCCGGCCGTCCCCGGCGTGGCCGCCCCGCTGGTCGTGCTGACCGGCCTGGGGGCCGCCCCCGCCCGCGGCGCCTGGGACCACGAGGTCCTGCGCCGGGCCGCCGGCTCGGCCACCCGCGCCCTCGGCGGCGTCGCCAAGGTCGCCCTGGCCCTGCCCGGTGTCGACGCCGCGGCCGTGGGCGCGGTCAGCGAGGGCGCGCTCTACGGCGCCTACGCCTTCGCCGGCCACCGCAGCCAGCCCGCCACCACCACGCCCCCGAGCGCGCTGACCGTCCTCACCGGCGAGGCCCGTGACAAGGACGTCAAGGCGGCGGTCAAGCGGGCGAGCGCCCTGGCGCAGGCCCGCGCCTACGCCCGCGACCTGGTCAACACCGCGCCGAACCTGCTCTACCCGGAGACCTTCGCCGACTCGGTCAGGGAGCGCGCCGCCAAGACCGACGTCAAGGTCTCGGTGCTCGACAAGAAGGCGCTGCTCAAGGGCGGCTTCGGCGGGATCATGGGCGTCGGCCAGGGCTCGGCCAACCCGCCCCGGATCGTCACGATGACCTACGCCCCGAGCAAGGCCAGGGCGCACATCGCCTTCGTCGGCAAGGGCATCACGTTCGACTCCGGCGGCCTGTGCATCAAGCCCCCGGCCTCGATGCTGACCATGAAGTCCGACATGGCCGGCGCCGCTGCCGTGGCCGCCGCGGTCCTCGCCGCGGCCGAGCTGCAGCTGCCGGTCGCGGTCACCGGCTACCTGTGCCTGGCCGAGAACATGCCCGGCGGCAACGCCCAGCGTCCCGGCGACGTCGTGACGATGCGCGGCGGCAAGACGGTGGAGATCATCGACACCGACGCCGAGGGCCGCATGGTCATGGCCGACGGCCTCGTCCTCGCCGGCGAGAAGAAGCCCGACGCCATCCTCGACATCGCCACCCTGACCGGCGCCCAGCAGATCGCGCTCGGCAACCGCGTCGCCGCGGTCATGGCCAACGACGACGACCTGCGCGACCTGGTCCGCGCCGCCGGCAACAGCACCGGCGACGCCCTGTGGCCGATGCCGCTGCCCGCCGACATGCGGCCCAACCTCGACAGCCAGATCGCCGACATCGCGCACAAGGGCGACAAGTTCGGCGGCATGCTCACCGCGGGCATCTTCCTCGGCGAGTTCATCCCGCAGCAGGACAAGGGCGAGGCCCGCATCCCGTGGGCGCACCTCGACATCGCCGGCCCCTCGTTCAACGAGTCCGGCCCGTGGGGCTACACGCACAAGGGCGCGACCGGCTTCGGCGTCGCCACCCTGGTCGCGGTCCTGGAGCGCTACGCGACCGCGGGCTGA
- the gcvT gene encoding glycine cleavage system aminomethyltransferase GcvT, translating into MTSHLLTSPLHDRHVALGAKMADFGGWEMPIEYPGGGVVREHTAVRERVGLFDVSHLGKASVSGPGAAEFVNACLTNDLGRIAPGKAQYTLCCDETGGVVDDLIAYLKADDDVFLIPNAANTAEVVRRLAAAAPEGVTVENLHDRYGVIAVQGTHCDEVLQALGLPTGHDYMSFVEADWQGRPVIVCRTGYTGERGYELVPLWDDTPALWDALVEAAAAFDGLPCGLGARDTLRTEMGYPLHGNDLSLAITPVQARAGWAVGWKKPAFWGREALLAEKQAGARRTSWGLLATGRGIPRAHCEVRSPSGEVIGEVTSGTFSPTLKQGIALALLAPSVAEGDTVVIDVRGRDLEAKVVKPPFVQVQVRGE; encoded by the coding sequence ATGACCTCGCACCTGTTGACCTCGCCGCTGCACGACCGCCACGTGGCCCTCGGGGCCAAGATGGCCGACTTCGGCGGGTGGGAGATGCCGATCGAGTACCCCGGTGGCGGCGTCGTCCGCGAGCACACCGCGGTCCGCGAGCGGGTCGGCCTGTTCGACGTCAGCCACCTCGGCAAGGCCAGCGTGAGCGGCCCGGGCGCGGCGGAGTTCGTCAACGCCTGCCTGACCAACGACCTGGGCCGGATCGCGCCGGGCAAGGCGCAGTACACCCTGTGCTGCGACGAGACCGGTGGCGTGGTCGACGACCTCATCGCCTACCTCAAGGCCGACGACGACGTCTTCCTCATCCCCAACGCCGCCAACACCGCCGAGGTCGTGCGGCGCCTGGCCGCGGCGGCGCCCGAGGGCGTCACCGTCGAGAACCTCCACGACCGCTACGGCGTCATCGCGGTGCAGGGCACCCACTGCGACGAGGTGCTGCAGGCGCTCGGCCTGCCAACCGGGCACGACTACATGTCCTTCGTCGAGGCCGACTGGCAGGGCCGCCCGGTGATCGTCTGCCGCACCGGCTACACCGGTGAGCGCGGCTACGAGCTGGTCCCGCTGTGGGACGACACCCCGGCGCTGTGGGACGCCCTGGTCGAGGCGGCCGCGGCGTTCGACGGGCTGCCCTGCGGCCTGGGCGCGCGGGACACCCTGCGCACCGAGATGGGCTACCCGCTGCACGGCAACGACCTCAGCCTCGCCATCACCCCGGTGCAGGCGCGCGCCGGATGGGCGGTGGGCTGGAAGAAGCCCGCCTTCTGGGGCCGCGAGGCGCTGCTGGCCGAGAAGCAGGCCGGCGCGCGGCGTACCTCCTGGGGCCTGCTGGCCACCGGCCGGGGTATCCCGCGTGCCCACTGCGAGGTCCGCTCACCCTCCGGTGAGGTCATCGGGGAGGTCACCTCGGGCACGTTCTCGCCGACCCTCAAGCAGGGCATCGCGCTGGCGCTGCTGGCGCCGTCGGTGGCCGAGGGCGACACCGTGGTGATCGACGTGCGTGGCCGCGACCTCGAGGCGAAGGTCGTCAAGCCGCCGTTCGTGCAGGTCCAGGTCCGCGGGGAGTAG
- a CDS encoding adenosylcobinamide-GDP ribazoletransferase codes for MTTPPAGRQPGTLADALRLSVGTLTAVPVAPPRRVDRQVAGLAMALAPVAALPLAVPVVLVLLVGRAVHAPAGVVAVLVVTGLVLGTRAMHLDGLADTADGLSASYDRERALEVMRRSDIGPSGVAAVALVLLLQVAALTALAGSAAGAVAAGVAVLLGRHGLAWACATGVPSARPSGLGATVAGSIPRRAVAACAVVALALAAVAVALAGAAWWLGPAMWAGGVLAAAAVLRRCTTRLGGVTGDVLGAVVELGAAASLTVAAMLLPHAG; via the coding sequence GTGACCACCCCGCCGGCGGGACGGCAGCCGGGCACCCTCGCCGACGCCCTGCGCCTGTCCGTCGGCACCCTGACCGCGGTGCCGGTGGCGCCGCCGCGCCGGGTCGACCGGCAGGTGGCCGGGCTGGCGATGGCCCTGGCCCCGGTGGCCGCGCTGCCCCTCGCCGTCCCGGTCGTGCTGGTCCTGCTCGTCGGACGGGCCGTGCACGCCCCGGCCGGGGTGGTCGCGGTGCTGGTCGTCACCGGCCTCGTGCTGGGCACCCGCGCGATGCACCTGGACGGCCTGGCCGACACCGCCGACGGGCTGTCAGCCAGCTATGACCGCGAGCGGGCGCTGGAGGTCATGCGCCGCAGCGACATCGGCCCCAGCGGGGTGGCCGCCGTCGCATTGGTCCTGCTGCTGCAGGTGGCCGCCCTGACGGCCCTCGCGGGGTCGGCGGCCGGTGCCGTCGCGGCCGGGGTGGCGGTCCTGCTCGGCCGCCACGGCCTGGCCTGGGCGTGCGCCACCGGCGTGCCGTCCGCCCGTCCGTCCGGCCTCGGCGCGACGGTCGCCGGCAGCATCCCGCGCCGGGCGGTCGCCGCCTGCGCCGTCGTCGCCCTCGCCCTCGCCGCCGTGGCGGTGGCCCTGGCCGGCGCCGCCTGGTGGCTCGGCCCCGCGATGTGGGCCGGTGGGGTGCTTGCCGCGGCCGCGGTGCTGCGCCGGTGCACCACCCGGCTGGGCGGGGTCACCGGCGACGTCCTCGGCGCCGTGGTCGAGCTCGGCGCCGCCGCGTCCCTCACCGTGGCCGCGATGCTCCTGCCCCACGCAGGGTGA
- the lpdA gene encoding dihydrolipoyl dehydrogenase: protein MSAGAENFDIVILGGGSGGYACALRAAELGLSVALVEKGKLGGTCLHMGCIPTKALLHAAEVADTAREGEQFGVKTTFESVDMKGVNAYKDGVISRLYKGLQGLVKSRKVELVEAEGRLVAKNTVEAGGRTLVGGHVVLATGSYAKTLPGLEIGGRVMTSDQALFLDDVPGRVVVLGGGVIGVEFASVFRSFGAEVTIVEALPRLVAAEDEAVSKQLERAFRKRKIAFRTGVKFAGATQSGDTVSVSLESGETIEADLLLVAVGRGPNASGMGYEEQGVAMDRGFVLTDDRLRTNVEGVYAVGDIVPGLQLAHRGFAQGIFVAEEIAGLSPAVIDEMGIPRVTYCEPEIASVGLTEAQAREKYAEVETLEYNLGGNGKSQILQTQGFVKLVREKDGPVVGVHMIGARMGEQVGEAQLIYNWEALPSDVAQLIHAHPTQNEALGEAHLALAGKPLHAHA, encoded by the coding sequence ATGTCGGCAGGTGCCGAGAACTTCGACATCGTCATCCTCGGCGGCGGCAGCGGCGGCTACGCCTGCGCGCTCCGGGCCGCGGAGCTCGGCCTGTCGGTGGCCCTGGTGGAGAAGGGCAAGCTCGGCGGCACCTGCCTGCACATGGGCTGCATCCCCACCAAGGCGCTGCTGCACGCGGCCGAGGTCGCCGACACCGCGCGCGAGGGTGAGCAGTTCGGCGTCAAGACGACGTTCGAGTCCGTGGACATGAAGGGCGTCAACGCCTACAAGGACGGCGTCATCAGCCGGCTCTACAAGGGCCTGCAGGGGCTGGTGAAGTCCCGCAAGGTCGAGCTGGTCGAGGCCGAGGGCCGCCTCGTCGCGAAGAACACCGTCGAGGCCGGCGGGCGCACGCTGGTCGGCGGGCACGTCGTGCTGGCCACCGGGTCCTACGCGAAGACGCTGCCCGGCCTGGAGATCGGCGGCCGCGTCATGACCAGCGACCAGGCGCTCTTCCTCGACGACGTCCCGGGCCGCGTGGTCGTGCTCGGCGGCGGCGTCATCGGCGTCGAGTTCGCCTCCGTGTTCCGCTCCTTCGGCGCCGAGGTCACCATCGTCGAGGCCCTGCCGCGCCTGGTCGCCGCCGAGGACGAGGCCGTGTCCAAGCAGCTCGAGCGCGCCTTCCGCAAGCGCAAGATCGCGTTCAGGACCGGGGTGAAGTTCGCCGGCGCCACCCAGTCCGGCGACACCGTCTCCGTCTCGCTCGAGTCGGGCGAGACGATCGAGGCCGACCTGCTGCTGGTCGCCGTCGGCCGCGGCCCCAATGCCAGCGGCATGGGCTACGAGGAGCAGGGCGTGGCCATGGACCGCGGCTTCGTCCTCACCGACGACCGCCTGCGCACCAACGTCGAGGGCGTCTACGCCGTCGGCGACATCGTGCCCGGCCTGCAGCTGGCCCACCGCGGCTTCGCCCAGGGCATCTTCGTCGCCGAGGAGATCGCGGGCCTGAGCCCCGCCGTCATCGACGAGATGGGTATCCCGCGCGTCACCTACTGCGAGCCGGAGATCGCCTCCGTGGGCCTCACCGAGGCCCAGGCCCGCGAGAAGTACGCCGAGGTCGAGACCCTGGAGTACAACCTCGGCGGCAACGGCAAGAGCCAGATCCTGCAGACCCAGGGCTTCGTCAAGCTGGTCCGCGAGAAGGACGGCCCGGTCGTCGGGGTCCACATGATCGGCGCCCGCATGGGCGAGCAGGTCGGCGAGGCGCAACTCATCTACAACTGGGAGGCGCTGCCCTCCGACGTCGCCCAGCTCATCCACGCCCACCCCACCCAGAACGAGGCGCTCGGCGAGGCCCACCTGGCTCTTGCCGGCAAGCCGCTGCACGCCCACGCCTGA
- the sucB gene encoding 2-oxoglutarate dehydrogenase, E2 component, dihydrolipoamide succinyltransferase: MSERVTMPALGESVTEGTVTRWLKNVGDTVEVDEPLLEVSTDKVDTEIPSPVAGTLQEILVNEDDTVPVGADLAVIGDGAAAPAQQAPAEPAQEQAAAQEQPQAAPAQEAPAQEQSQQQAPASGGGEVSGGTTVTMPALGESVTEGTVTRWLKAEGDQVEVDEPLLEVSTDKVDTEIPSPVAGTLTRILVSEDDTVPVGADLAIVGGEAAAAPAQEAPKQEAPKQEAPAPAAQAAPAAPAAPAPAAPAAPAPAAPAPAAPAAPAAKADSGTDASAYVTPLVRKLAAENNVDLGSLQGTGVGGRIRKQDVLDAAEKAKAPAPAAAPAAAPSAPAASAPSAPAVSPKRGTTEKMSRLRKVIAQRMVESLQVSAQLTTVVEVDVTKIARLRGKAKGEFERREGVKLSFLPFLALAAVEALKAHPNVNASVEGDQITYHGQENLGIAVDTERGLLVPVIKNAGDLNIAGLARGIADLAERTRTNKITPDELGGGTFTLTNTGSRGALFDTPIINQPQVAILGTGAVVKRPVVVTDADGGETIAIRSMMYLALSYDHRIVDGADAARFLSTMKQRLEEGAFEASLGL; the protein is encoded by the coding sequence ATGTCCGAACGCGTGACCATGCCGGCCCTTGGTGAGTCGGTCACCGAAGGCACCGTGACGCGCTGGCTGAAGAACGTCGGCGACACCGTCGAGGTCGACGAGCCGCTGCTCGAGGTCTCGACCGACAAGGTCGACACCGAGATCCCGTCGCCGGTGGCCGGCACGCTGCAGGAGATCCTGGTCAACGAGGACGACACGGTGCCGGTCGGCGCCGACCTGGCCGTCATCGGTGACGGCGCCGCGGCCCCGGCGCAGCAGGCCCCGGCCGAGCCGGCCCAGGAGCAGGCCGCTGCACAGGAGCAGCCGCAGGCCGCCCCGGCCCAGGAGGCACCGGCCCAGGAGCAGTCCCAGCAGCAGGCCCCCGCCTCCGGTGGCGGCGAGGTCTCCGGCGGCACCACCGTGACCATGCCGGCGCTGGGCGAGTCCGTCACCGAGGGCACCGTCACCCGCTGGCTCAAGGCCGAGGGCGACCAGGTCGAGGTCGACGAGCCGCTGCTCGAGGTCTCCACCGACAAGGTCGACACCGAGATCCCCTCACCGGTGGCCGGCACGCTGACCAGGATCCTCGTCAGCGAGGACGACACGGTGCCGGTCGGCGCCGACCTGGCCATCGTCGGCGGCGAGGCCGCCGCCGCGCCCGCCCAGGAGGCTCCGAAGCAGGAGGCCCCCAAGCAGGAGGCTCCGGCCCCGGCCGCCCAGGCCGCCCCCGCCGCCCCCGCCGCCCCGGCTCCCGCCGCCCCCGCCGCCCCGGCTCCCGCCGCCCCCGCTCCCGCAGCGCCGGCCGCCCCCGCAGCCAAGGCCGACAGCGGCACGGACGCCTCGGCATACGTCACCCCGCTGGTGCGCAAGCTGGCCGCGGAGAACAACGTCGACCTCGGCTCGCTCCAGGGCACCGGCGTCGGCGGCCGCATCCGCAAGCAGGACGTCCTCGACGCTGCGGAGAAGGCCAAGGCCCCGGCCCCGGCGGCTGCTCCCGCTGCGGCCCCGAGCGCCCCGGCCGCCAGCGCCCCGAGCGCCCCGGCGGTCTCGCCCAAGCGCGGCACCACCGAGAAGATGAGCCGCCTGCGCAAGGTCATCGCCCAGCGCATGGTCGAGTCGCTGCAGGTCTCGGCCCAGCTGACCACGGTCGTCGAGGTCGACGTCACCAAGATCGCGCGCCTGCGGGGCAAGGCCAAGGGCGAGTTCGAGCGCCGCGAGGGCGTCAAGCTGAGCTTCCTGCCGTTCCTGGCGCTGGCCGCGGTCGAGGCGCTCAAGGCGCACCCGAACGTCAACGCCAGCGTCGAGGGTGACCAGATCACCTACCACGGCCAGGAGAACCTCGGCATCGCCGTCGACACCGAGCGCGGCCTGCTCGTGCCGGTCATCAAGAACGCCGGCGACCTCAACATCGCCGGCCTGGCGCGGGGCATCGCCGACCTCGCCGAGCGCACCCGCACCAACAAGATCACCCCCGACGAGCTCGGTGGCGGCACGTTCACGCTGACCAACACCGGCAGCCGGGGCGCGCTGTTCGACACGCCGATCATCAACCAGCCGCAGGTGGCCATCCTCGGCACGGGCGCGGTCGTCAAGCGCCCGGTCGTGGTGACCGACGCGGACGGCGGCGAGACCATCGCGATCCGCTCGATGATGTACCTCGCCCTGTCCTACGACCACCGGATCGTCGACGGCGCCGACGCTGCGCGCTTCCTGTCGACGATGAAGCAGCGGCTCGAGGAGGGCGCCTTCGAGGCGTCCCTCGGCCTCTGA
- a CDS encoding protein kinase domain-containing protein, whose amino-acid sequence MEQPTVPGCVLLGQVGRGASGTVWLAERERDGARVAVKVLSGNGSRAELSDQALRELAVLSRTAGEHVVRLHDAVPLADGGLALVLDLADGGSLARVVAGRGHLSAGEAVTVLTPLAGALAQLHEAGVVHADVSPANVLFTREGKPMLADLGVARLAGEDPGFRHGTPGYVAPEVVDGASATPAADVHALGALGWLALTGAVPPPPAVRPPLATLGTGAPEALVGLVERCLAPDPADRPSAREAAVAAYAAAPAEPVRLATGEDPAGDLTHRLRAQAAADPVTPVPSRWRRAASRLPPALRGVPGRSRGKGTTVSTGAATSAAAPRRRRAWALPGVALLAVALLVASGAWAATRHTAPAARVSGGVVQDRQAPVHAPHELLQQLADRRAAAWTARDPAALAAVDAPGSPALHTDVAHVGTLLSRHASYRGLRLTVRAASGTLAGTTATLRARVDTAAYVVVEDGGATRSRPAVAGPALTFTLAWTGQGWRIVSYR is encoded by the coding sequence ATGGAGCAGCCCACGGTGCCCGGGTGTGTCCTGCTCGGCCAGGTCGGGCGGGGCGCGTCGGGCACGGTCTGGCTCGCCGAACGGGAGCGGGACGGCGCCCGGGTGGCCGTGAAGGTGTTGTCCGGCAACGGTTCCCGAGCCGAGCTCAGTGACCAGGCGTTGCGTGAGCTGGCCGTGCTCAGCCGCACGGCGGGGGAGCACGTGGTCCGGCTGCACGACGCGGTGCCGCTGGCCGACGGGGGCCTGGCGCTCGTCCTCGACCTCGCCGACGGGGGCAGCCTGGCCCGGGTCGTGGCCGGCCGCGGGCACCTGTCGGCGGGGGAGGCGGTCACCGTCCTGACGCCGCTGGCCGGTGCGCTGGCCCAGCTGCACGAGGCGGGCGTGGTGCACGCCGACGTCTCGCCGGCGAACGTGCTGTTCACCCGAGAGGGCAAGCCCATGCTGGCGGACCTGGGCGTCGCGCGGCTGGCGGGGGAGGACCCCGGCTTCCGGCACGGCACCCCCGGCTACGTCGCGCCGGAGGTCGTCGACGGGGCGAGCGCCACCCCGGCGGCCGACGTGCACGCCCTGGGCGCCCTGGGCTGGCTGGCGCTGACCGGGGCCGTGCCCCCGCCACCGGCGGTCCGACCGCCGCTGGCCACGCTCGGGACCGGGGCCCCGGAGGCGCTGGTGGGCCTCGTGGAGCGGTGCCTGGCCCCGGACCCGGCGGACCGCCCCAGCGCGCGGGAGGCCGCTGTGGCCGCCTACGCCGCGGCCCCGGCCGAGCCGGTGCGGCTGGCCACCGGGGAGGACCCGGCGGGTGACCTCACGCACCGGCTGCGCGCCCAGGCTGCGGCCGACCCCGTGACGCCGGTGCCGTCGAGGTGGCGGCGTGCGGCGAGCCGGCTGCCTCCCGCGCTGCGTGGTGTGCCCGGCAGGTCGCGGGGGAAGGGCACGACGGTATCCACGGGCGCGGCCACCAGTGCCGCCGCCCCGCGCCGTCGCCGGGCCTGGGCCCTTCCGGGTGTCGCGCTGTTGGCGGTGGCCCTGCTCGTGGCCTCGGGCGCCTGGGCGGCGACACGGCACACCGCGCCGGCAGCGCGGGTGAGCGGCGGTGTCGTCCAGGACCGGCAGGCCCCGGTGCATGCCCCGCACGAGCTGTTGCAGCAGCTGGCCGACCGTCGTGCCGCCGCCTGGACGGCCCGCGACCCGGCGGCGCTGGCAGCGGTCGACGCGCCCGGCTCACCTGCCCTGCACACCGATGTCGCCCACGTCGGCACACTGCTGTCGCGACACGCGAGCTACCGGGGGCTGCGGCTGACGGTGCGCGCCGCCTCGGGAACCCTGGCCGGCACCACGGCCACGCTGCGGGCGCGTGTCGACACCGCGGCATACGTCGTGGTCGAGGACGGGGGAGCGACCCGGTCGCGGCCCGCGGTCGCCGGCCCCGCGCTGACGTTCACGCTGGCCTGGACGGGTCAGGGGTGGCGCATCGTCAGCTACCGCTGA